A genomic region of Persephonella marina EX-H1 contains the following coding sequences:
- the amrS gene encoding AmmeMemoRadiSam system radical SAM enzyme, translating into MEALAWMSKKKDGKVLCTACSQRCVLSKGEYGKCGIRKVGEDGNLYLTVYGLAASYNIDPVEKKPLFHFLPATQIFSLGTVGCNFCCKFCQNWEISQHPQTHNGEVFGIQLMPETIVNICKTNNIPSIAYTYNEPVVFFEYAYDTMKLAKENGIRNVFVSSGYETKEALDTLSPYLDAMNIDLKAFNDDFYRNISCARLKPVLKTIEHAKELGIWVELTTLIIPGYNDDEKELKEAAKWIASLDKDIPWHISRFFPAYKMTDVPPTPVETLRKAYEIGKEAGLNYVYVGNLDDKDRESTYCPECNFKVIERSGHIGQFVKNNLKDGRCPKCNTEIKGVWK; encoded by the coding sequence ATGGAAGCTCTCGCGTGGATGTCAAAAAAGAAGGACGGAAAGGTTCTGTGTACAGCATGTAGCCAAAGATGTGTTTTATCTAAAGGTGAGTATGGTAAATGTGGGATAAGGAAGGTTGGAGAGGATGGAAATCTTTATCTCACAGTTTACGGACTTGCCGCCTCATACAATATAGATCCTGTTGAGAAAAAACCTCTATTCCATTTCCTGCCTGCAACACAGATATTTTCATTGGGAACTGTCGGCTGTAACTTCTGCTGTAAGTTCTGTCAGAACTGGGAGATATCACAGCATCCACAGACGCATAACGGAGAGGTTTTCGGGATCCAGCTCATGCCTGAAACGATAGTAAATATCTGTAAAACAAACAACATCCCATCTATTGCATACACATACAATGAACCTGTTGTTTTCTTTGAGTATGCCTACGACACAATGAAGTTAGCAAAGGAAAATGGGATAAGAAATGTTTTTGTATCAAGCGGATACGAAACAAAAGAAGCTTTAGACACTCTTTCTCCATATCTTGATGCTATGAATATTGATCTTAAAGCGTTTAATGATGATTTTTACAGAAATATATCCTGTGCAAGACTAAAACCTGTATTAAAAACGATAGAACATGCCAAGGAGCTTGGGATATGGGTTGAGCTTACAACACTGATAATCCCCGGTTATAACGATGATGAAAAGGAATTAAAAGAGGCTGCAAAATGGATAGCATCCTTAGATAAAGATATACCATGGCATATATCAAGATTCTTCCCTGCATACAAGATGACAGATGTTCCACCAACTCCTGTTGAGACTCTAAGAAAAGCTTACGAGATAGGTAAGGAAGCCGGGCTGAACTACGTTTATGTTGGAAATCTCGATGATAAAGACAGAGAATCAACATACTGCCCAGAGTGTAACTTTAAAGTTATAGAAAGATCAGGACATATAGGCCAGTTCGTAAAGAACAATCTTAAAGATGGAAGATGTCCTAAATGCAATACTGAGATTAAAGGGGTTTGGAAATAA